Proteins from a genomic interval of Arvicola amphibius chromosome 14, mArvAmp1.2, whole genome shotgun sequence:
- the Cd5l gene encoding CD5 antigen-like isoform X1 encodes MALLLNLMLAISTIFVESCLAESPSKVRLVGGAHRCEGRVEVERNGQWGTVCDDGWDWNDLVVVCRELHCGAANRTQSGASYRPPAPEDQKVLIQDVNCTGIEDTLSQCEQNEDVYNCLHSEDAGARCVNPDSDVRLVDGPGRCQGRVEVLHQEQWSTVCKAGWNLRAAKVVCRQLGCGRALLTQRCCNKMTQGKGPIWMRQMSCSGQEANLQDCPLRLLENNCTHNDDTWMECEDPFELRLVGGDNPCAGRLEVLHKGTWGSVCDDNWGEEEDQVVCKQLGCGKSLSPSFKARKSYRPGTGRIWLDDVVCSGKEKSLESCQHRLWGYHDCTHKEDVEVMCTESTPDFGV; translated from the exons CCATCTCAACCATTTTTGTTGAATCCTGCCTCGCAG AGTCTCCATCCAAAGTTCGGCTGGTAGGAGGTGCTCACCGCTGTGAAGGGCGAGTGGAAGTAGAACGCAATGGCCAATGGGGGACTGTGTGTGATGATGGCTGGGACTGGAATGACTTGGTAGTGGTATGCCGGGAGCTGCATTGTGGAGCAGCCAACAGAACCCAGAGTGGTGCATCATATAGGCCACCAGCACCAGAAGATCAAAAAGTTCTTATTCAAGATGTCAACTGCACTGGGATAGAAGATACATTGTCTCAGTGTGAGCAAAATGAGGACGTTTACAACTGCCTACATTCAGAAGATGCTGGAGCACGGTGTGTGA ACCCAGACAGCGATGTGCGACTGGTGGATGGCCCGGGGCGCTGCCAGGGCCGAGTGGAGGTGCTACACCAGGAACAGTGGAGCACTGTGTGCAAGGCAGGCTGGAACTTACGGGCTGCAAAGGTGGTGTGCCGACAGCTGGGATGTGGGCGGGCGCTACTGACCCAGAGATGCTGCAACAAGATGACTCAGGGCAAAGGGCCCATCTGGATGAGACAGATGTCATGTTCTGGACAAGAAGCAAATCTTCAGGACTGTCCTTTAAGGCTTTTGGAGAACAATTGTACTCATAATGATGACACGTGGATGGAATGTGAAG ATCCCTTTGAGTTGAGGCTGGTTGGAGGAGACAACCCCTGTGCTGGGAGGCTGGAAGTGCTACACAAGGGTACATGGGGCTCTGTCTGTGATGATaactggggagaagaggaggaccAAGTGGTATGCAAGCAACTGGGCTGTGGGAagtccctctctccatccttcaaAGCCCGAAAAAGCTACAGACCTGGGACAGGCCGCATCTGGCTGGATGATGTGGTTTGCTCAGGGAAGGAGAAGTCCCTGGAGTCCTGCCAGCACAGGTTGTGGGGGTATCATGACTGTACCCACAAGGAAGATGTGGAAGTGATGTGCACAG AAAGCACCCCGGACTTTGGTGTGTAA
- the Cd5l gene encoding CD5 antigen-like isoform X2, producing the protein MALLLNLMLAISTIFVESCLAESPSKVRLVGGAHRCEGRVEVERNGQWGTVCDDGWDWNDLVVVCRELHCGAANRTQSGASYRPPAPEDQKVLIQDVNCTGIEDTLSQCEQNEDVYNCLHSEDAGARCVNPDSDVRLVDGPGRCQGRVEVLHQEQWSTVCKAGWNLRAAKVVCRQLGCGRALLTQRCCNKMTQGKGPIWMRQMSCSGQEANLQDCPLRLLENNCTHNDDTWMECEDPFELRLVGGDNPCAGRLEVLHKGTWGSVCDDNWGEEEDQVVCKQLGCGKSLSPSFKARKSYRPGTGRIWLDDVVCSGKEKSLESCQHRLWGYHDCTHKEDVEVMCTG; encoded by the exons CCATCTCAACCATTTTTGTTGAATCCTGCCTCGCAG AGTCTCCATCCAAAGTTCGGCTGGTAGGAGGTGCTCACCGCTGTGAAGGGCGAGTGGAAGTAGAACGCAATGGCCAATGGGGGACTGTGTGTGATGATGGCTGGGACTGGAATGACTTGGTAGTGGTATGCCGGGAGCTGCATTGTGGAGCAGCCAACAGAACCCAGAGTGGTGCATCATATAGGCCACCAGCACCAGAAGATCAAAAAGTTCTTATTCAAGATGTCAACTGCACTGGGATAGAAGATACATTGTCTCAGTGTGAGCAAAATGAGGACGTTTACAACTGCCTACATTCAGAAGATGCTGGAGCACGGTGTGTGA ACCCAGACAGCGATGTGCGACTGGTGGATGGCCCGGGGCGCTGCCAGGGCCGAGTGGAGGTGCTACACCAGGAACAGTGGAGCACTGTGTGCAAGGCAGGCTGGAACTTACGGGCTGCAAAGGTGGTGTGCCGACAGCTGGGATGTGGGCGGGCGCTACTGACCCAGAGATGCTGCAACAAGATGACTCAGGGCAAAGGGCCCATCTGGATGAGACAGATGTCATGTTCTGGACAAGAAGCAAATCTTCAGGACTGTCCTTTAAGGCTTTTGGAGAACAATTGTACTCATAATGATGACACGTGGATGGAATGTGAAG ATCCCTTTGAGTTGAGGCTGGTTGGAGGAGACAACCCCTGTGCTGGGAGGCTGGAAGTGCTACACAAGGGTACATGGGGCTCTGTCTGTGATGATaactggggagaagaggaggaccAAGTGGTATGCAAGCAACTGGGCTGTGGGAagtccctctctccatccttcaaAGCCCGAAAAAGCTACAGACCTGGGACAGGCCGCATCTGGCTGGATGATGTGGTTTGCTCAGGGAAGGAGAAGTCCCTGGAGTCCTGCCAGCACAGGTTGTGGGGGTATCATGACTGTACCCACAAGGAAGATGTGGAAGTGATGTGCACAG GTTAG